The proteins below are encoded in one region of Vulpes lagopus strain Blue_001 chromosome 10, ASM1834538v1, whole genome shotgun sequence:
- the RIOK1 gene encoding serine/threonine-protein kinase RIO1 produces MDYRRLLMSRVVPGQFDDADSSDSESIDLKTVREHGDVQFENLQKNVSEKAGGDEMEEEEEEYDEEEDDDWDWDDGVGKLTKTYIFNARCNPQANRQTSNCNSAKMSTPADKVLRKFENKINLDKLNVTDSVINKVTEKSRQKEADMYRIKDKADRATVEQVLDPRTRMILFKMLTRGIISEINGCISTGKEANVYHASTANGESRAIKIYKTSILVFKDRDKYVSGEFRFRHGYCKGNPRKMVKTWAEKEMRNLIRLNTAQIPCPEPILLRSHVLVMGFIGKDDMPAPLLKNVQLSESKARELYLQVIQYMRRMYQDARLVHADLSEFNMLYHSGDVYIIDVSQSVEHDHPHALEFLRKDCANINDFFLKHSVAVMTVRELFEFVTDPSITHDNMDAYLSKAMEIASQRTKEERSSQDHVDEEVFKRAYIPRTLNEVKNYERDIDIMIKLKEEDMAMNAQQDNILYQTVTGLKKDLSGVQKVPALLENQDKEKTCSDSEEAGSSECSDTDSEEQGDQACSKKPTADVEVDKKERKKMVKEAQREKRKSKIPKHVKKRKEKTARMKKGK; encoded by the exons ATGGACTACCGCCGGCTGCTGATGAGTCGCGTGGTCCCGGGGCAGTTCGACGACGCGGACTCCTCCGACAG TGAAAGTATTGACTTGAAGACCGTCAGAGAGCACGGTGATGTTCAGTTTGAAAACCTGCAGAAGAATGTGTCTGAGAAGGCAGGTGGAGAtgagatggaggaggaagaagaggagtaTGATGAGGAGGAGGACGACGACTGGGACTGGGATGATGGAGTTGGAAAACTCACCAAGACTTATATCTTCAATGCAAGGTGTAACCCCCAG GCAAATCGACAGACTTCCAACTGCAATTCAGCCAAAATGTCTACTCCAGCAGACAAGGTCTTACGgaaatttgagaataaaattaaTCTAG ataaGCTAAATGTTACCGATTCTGTCATAAATAAAGTCACCGAAAAGTCTAGGCAAAAGGAAGCAGATAT gTATCGCATCAAAGATAAGGCAGACAGAGCAACGGTGGAACAG gtGTTGGATCCTAGAACACGAATGATATTATTCAAGATGTTAACTAGAGGaatcatttcagaaataaatggcTGCATTAGCACAGGAAAAGAA GCTAATGTGTACCATGCTAGCACAGCAAATGGAGAGAGCAGAGCAATCAAAATTTACAAAACTTCTATTTTGGTGTTCAAAGATCGGGATAAGTATGTAAGTGGGGAATTCAG ATTTCGTCATGGCTATTGTAAAGGAAACCCCAGGAAAATGGTGAAAACTtgggcagaaaaagaaatgaggaactTAATCAG ACTAAACACAGCACAGATCCCATGCCCAGAGCCTATCCTGCTGAGAAGTCATGTTCTTGTCATGGGCTTCATTGGTAAAGACGACAT GCCAGCACCACTGTTGAAAAACGTCCAGTTATCAGAATCCAAGGCTCGGGAGTTGTATCTGCAGGTCATCCAGTACATGAGAAGAATGTATCAGGATGCCAGACTTGTCCATGCAGATCTCAGTGAATTTAACATGCT GTACCATAGTGGAGATGTGTACATCATTGACGTTTCTCAGTCCGTGGAGCATGACCACCCACATGCCTTGGAGTTCTTGAGAAAAGACTGTGCCAATATCAATG ATTTCTTTTTGAAGCACAGTGTTGCTGTGATGACTGTGCGGGAGCTCTTTGAATTTGTCACAGATCCATCCATTACACATGATAACATGGATGCCTACCTCTCAAAG GCCATGGAAATAGCATCTCAGAGGACCAAGGAAGAAAGGTCCAGCCAAGATCATGTGGATGAAGAG GTGTTTAAGCGAGCATATATTCCTAGAACCTTGAATGAAGTAAAAAATTACGAACGGGATATAGATATAATGATAAAATTGAAGGAAGAAGACATGGCCATGAATGCCCAGCAAGACAAT ATTCTGTACCAAACCGTTACAGGATTGAAGAAAGATTTGTCAGGAGTTCAGAAG gTCCCTGCACTTCTAGAAAATCAAGATAAGGAAAAGACTTGTTCTGATTCAGAAGAGGCTGGAAGCTCTGAGTGTTCTGACACAGACTCCGAAGAGCAGGGAGACCAGGCCTGCTCTAAGAAACCCACTGCTGACGTTGAAGTTGATAAAAAG gaaagaaaaaagatggtcaaagaagcccagagagagaaaagaaaaagcaaaattccgaagcatgtgaaaaaaagaaaggagaagacagcCAGAATGAAAAAGGGCAAATAG